The following are from one region of the Brienomyrus brachyistius isolate T26 chromosome 4, BBRACH_0.4, whole genome shotgun sequence genome:
- the pdk3a gene encoding pyruvate dehydrogenase (acetyl-transferring) kinase isozyme 3, mitochondrial: protein MRLFTFLLKKSNAKIEYYSRFSPSPLSIKQFLDFGRDNACEKTSYMFLRKELAVRLANTMREVNLLPDKLLSQPSVKLVQKWYIQSFVELLDFEDRSPEDARTLQDFLDVLIEIRNRHNDVVPTMAQGVIEYKEKFGFDPFISTNTQYFLDRFYTSRVSFRMLINQHTLLFGNDTNPAHPKHIGSIDPTCNVAEVVTDAYETARMLCEQYYMGAPELKVEEFNAKAPKKPIQVVYVPSHLFHMLFELFKNSMRATVEFHESSAEGFPPVKALVTLGKEDLSIKISDMGGGVPLRKIDRLFNYMYSTAPSPSLQPSRATPLAGFGYGLPISRLYARYFQGDLKLYSMEGVGTDAVIYLKALSSESFERLPVFNKSAWRHYQTGPEADDWSNPSREPRDASKYKANR, encoded by the exons ATGAGGTTGTTTACATTTTTGCTAAAGAAATCCAACGCAAAGATAGAGTATTACTCCCGGTTCTCGCCCTCGCCGCTTTCCATTAAGCAGTTTTTGGATTTCG GCAGGGACAATGCGTGCGAGAAGACCTCCTACATGTTCCTGCGCAAGGAGCTGGCCGTACGGCTGGCCAACACCATGCGGGAGGTCAACCTACTGCCCGACAAGCTGCTGAGCCAGCCATCCGTCAAGCTGGTGCAGAAATG GTACATACAGAGCTTTGTGGAGTTGCTGGATTTTGAGGACCGGAGCCCGGAAGATGCTCGCACCCTGCAGGA CTTCCTGGACGTCCTGATCGAGATCCGGAACCGGCACAATGATGTGGTGCCCACCATGGCCCAAGGCGTGATCGAGTACAAGGAGAAGTTCGGCTTCGACCCGTTTATCAGCACCAACACCCAGTACTTCCTGGACCGTTTCTACACCAGCCGTGTCTCCTTCCGCATGCTGATCAACCAGCACA CTCTCCTTTTCGGTAATGACACCAACCCTGCCCACCCTAAACATATCGGCAGTATCGACCCCACCTGTAACGTGGCCGAGGTGGTTACAG ATGCCTATGAGACAGCCAGGATGCTGTGTGAGCAGTATTACATGGGGGCTCCGGAGCTGAAGGTCGAGGAGTTCAATG CCAAAGCGCCCAAGAAGCCCATCCAAGTGGTGTATGTCCCATCCCACCTCTTCCACATGCTCTTTGAGCTCTTTAAG AACTCAATGAGGGCCACGGTTGAGTTTCATGAGAGCTCTGCAGAAGGGTTTCCCCCAGTGAAGGCACTTGTCACCCTGGGGAAGGAGGACCTCTCCATAAAG ATTAGCGACATGGGTGGTGGAGTGCCCTTGAGGAAGATCGACCGCCTCTTCAACTACATGTACTCGACAGCGCCCTCCCCCAGCTTGCAGCCATCGCGCGCCACACCGCTG GCGGGTTTCGGGTACGGACTCCCCATCTCCCGGCTCTATGCGCGGTACTTCCAGGGCGACCTGAAGCTGTACTCCATGGAGGGCGTGGGCACAGACGCTGTCATTTATCTGAAG GCTCTGTCCAGTGAGTCGTTCGAGCGCCTGCCCGTCTTCAACAAGTCAGCCTGGCGGCACTATCAGACGGGTCCTGAGGCAGACGACTGGAGCAACCCCAGCCGCGAGCCGCGTGACGCCTCCAAGTACAAAGCCAACCGatag
- the slc51a gene encoding organic solute transporter subunit alpha: MNDTENPWCSRPPPLAIDIIKGLDMLWIVLYAGLTLMALLSVLLYLEECVYFFQKLPYPKKTAIIWVNGAAPVIATMSCLAMWIPKATMFTDLTSNSYFAIVVYQFLVMMIEECGGDKAFLQRYSQNQLRISTGPCCCCCPCLPHVGISRRTLFILKLGSYQFALLKTILSILSIVLSANENFDPWNTNITGASIWIGPFTGILTIVALWPVSIIFIHLRDTLRDLKIVPKYAMYQMVLILTQLQTAIINILAMYRVIPCSPPFSSQYRGYLMNQQLLIAEMFLITLVTRLLYRREYRPLPTAPHPEENGEASIILQTELRDMTA; this comes from the exons GGCTGGACATGCTGTGGATCGTTCTCTATGCCGGGCTGACGCTCATGGCCTTGCTGTCCGTGCTGCTCTACCTGGAGGAATGTGTCTACTTCTTCCAGAAGCTTCCATACCCCAAGAAGACTGCCATCATCTGGGTGAATGGGGCAGCGCCG GTCATCGCAACCATGTCCTGCCTGGCTATGTGGATCCCCAAAGCCACCATGTTCACAGACCTGACCTCAAACTC GTACTTCGCAATCGTGGTGTACCAGTTCCTGGTTATGATGATAGAGGAGTGTGGTGGGGACAAGGCTTTCCTGCAGCGCTACAGCCAGAACCAACTCCGGATCAGCACCGggccctgctgctgctgctgtccatGCCTGCCCCACGTGGGCATCTCACG GAGGACGCTGTTCATCCTCAAGCTGGGCTCCTACCAGTTTGCGCTGCTGAAGACCATCCTGAGCATCCTGTCCATCGTTCTGTCAGCCAACGAGAACTTTGACCCTTGGAAT ACGAACATCACGGGAGCTTCCATCTGGATCGGTCCATTCACAGGCATTCTGACCATCGTCGCCCTCTGGCCGGTCTCCATCATCTTCATACACCTGCGTGACACCTTGAGGGACCTGAAGATAGTGCCCAAGTACGCGATGTATCAG ATGGTGCTgatcctgacccagctccagacagcCATAATTAACATCCTGGCTATGTATCGCGTCATTCCCTGCTCACCACCCTTCTCCTCGCAGTATAGAGGATACT TGATGAACCAGCAGCTGTTGATCGCGGAGATGTTCCTCATCACACTCGTGACGCGCCTGCTGTATCGCCGTGAATACAGGCCACTGCCCACAGCTCCACACCCCGAGGAGAACGGGGAGGCCAGCATCATCCTGCAAACAGAGCTGAGAGACATGACGGCGTGA